In the Triticum aestivum cultivar Chinese Spring chromosome 2B, IWGSC CS RefSeq v2.1, whole genome shotgun sequence genome, atatagtcgtgggaaaaatccaaccgttatccacatgttcagcctgcgacacgcggtactactgctccaggggcgtggtactaccgcgaggctgtgcggtactaccgtggctgaccacagtactaccgcgacagcagcacaggccggaactagcctgacaagggggcagtactaccacttgcgcggtactaccgcacccacttgcggtactaccgctaggcaggaaagtcacggccagggaagggcgcggatgaaataaattacatctgtgcctacttccgctgaaactgaggtggtacaaaaatccgacacggtactaccgctcgcgaggcgcggtactaccgtgcgggcgcggatgtaaaaaattacatccgcgcctactaccgcgacactgcggtactatgtaggagggccacggtactacgactcctagggagcggtactaccgtgggcccccgcggtactaccgcgctggacgagcggtactaccgtggagggcgcggatgtaaaaaattacatccgcccctactaccgcaccagagcggcacaaggcctgggagccgcggtactaccgctccagatgagcggtactaccgtgacacacagcggtactaccgcgtgtacttgcggtactaccgcaagtatagcagtagtcgtcagatttccgcacaacctagataacaaagggaagctccaaaatgcagggaaaggaggaacaagtgtacgtgttgattccacccaaacctttccgacgcggaccccctcttaatagtacggctctcctacgactcaaatccaccaaagagaaacgtagaacaacgccgacttcaataATCTCTAAGGGGCACCGAATTGTCTCATGCCTAGAgatgaagtatctgagaaactcaaggcacacgattagtccgcagaagcattgtcatcaatcaccaaaacacctgagggataaatatgcccttacaacccGAGGACTACGTCGCGGACTTCGAcgacgtcgccgccgccatcgccgagcgGAGCGTGCGCAAGGAGGCGGAGCGCCGGCGCCACGCCAAGGAGCTCGAAGCCCTCCGGTGGCAGCAGGCGGTCGCCGCCAACGACAAGGCTGAGGAGTGGCGCCGCATCCACGCGGAGCAGGCGGCGAAGTACATCGACctgtgcagctccggcgaggaggattgagcgtcgCTCAACCTCCATGACGTCGTCCATTTTGCCGCGACCTCGACATCGTCAGATCCGACCCCCTCTACTACTAGTTAACGTAGCATGTAGTATGATCTATGCTTAGTTTGTTGACCATGTAGTATGTATGAACTGTGTAGTATGTGATGTGATGAACTAGGTTTGTGCAATTTCTCCACGAAAGagttttttcaaattatgcaggtttAGATGCGGTATCTGATTGGCGGCGCATGTTTTCGACTCGCAAACGCGATCTTCGTGAAaccgcaaacgcgttttgcgggtcgaatttttgcggggtctgctagagttgctctaaaacCCACGACTATTATTCTATGAGGTTGAATATTTCAAGCCCGCGTCATTGGATTTGGATTCAGATGTTTCTTTGCTCTCAAGTTTAATACCCCAGAGGCCCAGACAATAGGCACTATGTTCATGACCTCATCAACTCaaaatttatactccctccgttccgatttactcgtcgtggtttttgttcaaatttgaacaaaaaccacgacgagtaaatcggaacggagggagtaggttctaAGGCATGTCGGTGATATTTACAGTCATTAGTTTGCTTTTATATATTGATAATGGCATTCCTAATGTTCTTGCCGGTCTTCTTGTACTAGCCAGGAAACATTCTTCATATCTTACCTCGTGCTGAAATGGAGTTGCCAATATGCAAAAAAAATATAGATGACATGGTTGAGAACTGGAAAATGGCTTCACAGCCTACAATGTTTAACAAGTGGATAAGGGACTATACAGTACTAAGAAGTGCAAGCGTAGCCTTGAAGTTACAGCTATATGTCCAGTGTGTGGTGTTGAAGAGGAAGACAACTTTCACCCATTTTGCCAGTGTCCGCTAGCAAAAGATTTGTGGCGCTGCATGTCCTCCATTTGGTCGCTTCCCAAGTTGGACGAGATTCAAAATTCTGGAAGGGAGTGGTTATTACATTTGATTGACCGGGTGCCTGCTGAGACGAGAAACATGATCTTGATGACACTTTGGCGTAGCTAGTTTGTCCGTAATGAGGTCGTTCATGATAAGAATCCGCCACCTGTAGAAGTGTCAAAGCAGTTCTTGTGCAGTTATTTGGAGACCTTGATGAACATCAAAATCAATTCAGTCCTCGATCCTTGCAAAGGTAAAACCCCAGTTTATGTTGTGCCTATACCAAAATCTTCAGTTTTGTCCACAGAACTAGTTCCATCTTGGCGCCCGCCGGGTGCGGGGAAAGTTAAGTTGAACTCTGATGGTTCCTTCACCGTGGATGGAAGAGCAGGTGCTGGTATGGTTTTGAGAGATTTTAATGGTGCAATTATCTTTTCTGCATGTCGTACATTGTATAGATGTCGTGATGCCTTGGAAGCAGAATTGTGCGCTTGTATGGAGGGTTTATCTTCTGCCCTTATGAGAACTGAGCTACCTATCGAATTGGAGGTTGATTCTTTGGAAGTAGTCAAGATGGTGCAGACAAATGACATCAACAGATCAATTTATGCTTATCTTATTAAAGAGATCAAGCTGATGATGAATCTTCGGGAGACTAGTATTACTCATATTCGTAGACCCCAAAATAAAGTTAGTGATTGTTTAGCTATCTTTGCTAGAGAGGAAGGAAGAACCATGACTTGGTTAGGTTCTGGACCTCCCAGAGTTTTGGAACTTGCTGCTTTAGATTGTAACACTGATGGAGTTTGAGTAATACAAGTttctattcgcaaaaaaaaaagaaagaagcagcaacaactacTCCTATATGCTTAGATAAACAGCAGTACTGAACCCAAATTTCATTccttttcttttgtattttttctACTCTTTTCTTGTTGTACCGAAACAAAAGTGTAATTCTTTTTCTACCCCCAAAAATTATTTGCTTCCTTTTTATCAATGGGAATCATGCCAATTTTCTAATTAGTTTGATTTGCTTTCACATCAAGAGATTCTTTTATGCAAACTATTTttcttactccctccatcccacaatATAAGACCGTTTTGCAAGCTACTCTCTTCATCCCACAATATAAGACCATTTTGACACTACGCTAGTGTCAGAAAACGTCCtaaattatgggacggagggagtaaaaattatcatgtgttTTTTTTAATCTTTACTCACTGAGACACCATTCTTCAATACACCAGGCTCTTCCACTGTGTTCTGTTCGACTGTTTCTTGGTCTGTGATCTCTGAAACTATGATGAGAAACCTAAACAATCAGCTGCACACTTCGGACATGCCTATGATCTCTGAAACGACTGAGctacgtactactccctccgtccgaaaatacttgtcggaggaatggatgtatctagacgtaatttagttttagatacatccattttcatccatttctccgacaagtatttccggacggagggagtatatgttatctGTTTCTTCTCAGTTGAGCATGTCTGGTTGTTCTGATGTGATGGAAGTGGACTCTGCTGTCTCCCATAAACACCGTCAAACTGAAGTTCGACCTAGCAACAGGCGACTAGATATATATGATTCAAGGCCCCCTCCATGGCAGATACTAAGAAGAAAATCTCCCATGTTAAGCCTAGGAGGGTGCCTGGTTTGCCATGCTCTGAACTCCAGCTGAGCCTGTGTCTGTTGTTACCTCCTTGACTGCTAGAGGTTTTGCAGCACCTGGGCGTCAATGAGTGCGGTATTCCAGCTGAAGAATTGTCTGACGCAAAACTCCTGAAGGTTCCTCGTGGCAATGCCAGTGGCGACAGTGCGTTTCAGTAGAAGTGTCTGCTCTACTGTCTTTTGTTTTGAGGTGTGTCTGAACCTTCGTTTTAATTCCTGAACTGCTATCATGTCGTCTATTTTATGGAACATCCTATATTGGAATGAGCGTGGGTTGAACTCGGAAAATAAATGTTTGGCTTTGCGTAACAAGATAGATATAAACAAACCGGATAAAATTTAAACAAACATGACCGATTTCATTTAAGTTTGGACATAATTATATAAAAAGGTCTATATATCGACCGTTTAACTAAAAACTTAAAAAGAAAGTAAACCCTATACCGGACGACCACCTCGTAGGCGTGGCCGCCCTGCCCCGCCGCACTACCGTCGTGTCATCCCTCTAGCGGCGGAAGGGTGCCGGAGGGCCGCGACAACCTTGTCCGACTGTCTGGAACGCTTACATAGTTTTAATAGTTGACATGTTTTTGGATTCATCATTGCACGAATATCGTAATCAGGGCCATGTCCATAGAGAATTAGTGAAATGGTTTCTTCTATTTGCACTTTATAATTTTGAGCAAAACATAGGATATGAACACTTCAAAATTACCCAAAAGGATGACTGTGGCACGCAGAACTTCTCTTGAAATTAAATTACACAGAGGAATAAAGAATATTCCATGGCTTGTAAAATAGCATGAAACTAGTATGAGACTATGTTATTCACTTATTCCTCCTCTACGTGGGCCATGCCGAAACAAAATCAGGCGTCGTCCTTTATTGACCTAGCTCTCAATGGAGGGGTCAAGGACATGCCCTGCAAAGACAACTGCGCCGGTTGTCTCCTCCACTATTAAGTACGCAAACGGATGGTCGGCTACAAAATCTACTCGAGGAGGTGGCGGACGCATGAAATTACAACCACCGAATAACATTTCTTCTATGGACACAGCCGCGGCTATGGTGCCTTCTTCGGTTACCTCGATGACCGCCTTGTGGATTACGTCGTTCAAGACCAATGGCAAGCCAGATTCATCATCCTCCACCATGTCAGACAAATCGGCTTGATCACTGAACGACAACTGAAGCCCCAGCTTCTTGAGGATGGCGACGACACTGTCATGGAAGGAGAGCTTGAACTTGGGCACCCGGAACTCCCTAACATCGATCTTCTCCTCCGGCAGGTGCTTTTCCAAGAAGTCAGCAGGCTGGGATGCTATCATGTCAACCAGGCCCGGCAAGCCGTCGAGGGCATCCGGAAGGAAGATGCACATAGAAAATCGATCGAGAAACCAGAATCGCGGTTCTTTTCCGTGATCCGTTGGAGATTGCTAGTAAGAATCGGGTTCTTTATGTATCGGTTTGAAAGAAAGAAGAAACGAAAACGGAGCTTGGTAGGTTTGGTTCCAGAGTTGGTTCCGGTATCTGTTTCCTTGGGTTTCTCCTTGACTCACGAGATAGAATTTTGAAGGAGGCCGTGGGGCGTCGTATCGTGTCAGCATCGGAGTCCTCTTCCGATAAAAAGGGCAGAGCACCGTTGTATTCCAGTTCCAATAGGAAGGCCGGTAAACCCCGCAACAGAATGGAACACGGCTGGCATCGAGATCTCAACGGCCTTCCATATATACGCGGACGCCCCACCACCCCGTGGAACCGCAAACAGTCGTACGTAGCCCGAGACGATCGATCGAGAAGCCATGGCGACGGACGACGCCGCAgccgcggcagcagcagcggcCGCCGCAGCCCATGACGCCGACGCGGTGGAGACGGGCAACCTCCTCCGGCGCCGCAACGTCGGGAGCAATGAcgacggggaggcggcggaggaggaggcctcCGTGGAGCGGGCCTTCTTGGACAAGCCGGTGCCGACGTGGCGGGAGCAGCTGACAGTGCGCGCCTTCGTGGTGGGCTTCCTCGTCGCCGTCATGTTCAGCATCATCGTGATGAAGCTCGGCCTCACCACCGGCATCATCCCGTCGCTCAACGTCTCCGCCAGCCTCCTCGGCTTCTTCCTCGTCCGCCTCTGGACGTCGGCCATCGAGAGGATGGGCTTCCTCAAGCAGCCCTTCACGCGCCAGGAGAACACCGTCATCCAGACCTGCGTCGTCTCCGCCTACGGCATCGCCTTCAGCGGTAAAACCCAAAACTAAGCTTCCCGCCCGTCGTTTATTCCTTCCGTTTCCGCGCCCTCGATAGGAAGATTGGTGCGTCTGCTCTCTTTAGGCTTGTAGGAAGCCGTGCTGTTTTTGCTTGATTTAGCTGATTCAACCACACCGGAAAAATAGCACATCTTGATCTGCTTTTTTAGATatacaaataataataataatctaagATTCGTGTAGATGAATTTTGGCTCTTCTTCCTGATGCCAATAATAGATTTAGGTTTGCGGCTTTTGCCTGTTGCATGAAGATTTCTGCAAAAGAAATTGGCGATTCCAAAAGTTTTGGAATAACGATCCACAATATAACATCTACTCCGGCCAGTTTTCTTTTTGTGATTATAAAGAACATGAGCgtgcacacacacatgcac is a window encoding:
- the LOC123046071 gene encoding putative serpin-Z8; translated protein: MCIFLPDALDGLPGLVDMIASQPADFLEKHLPEEKIDVREFRVPKFKLSFHDSVVAILKKLGLQLSFSDQADLSDMVEDDESGLPLVLNDVIHKAVIEVTEEGTIAAAVSIEEMLFGGCNFMRPPPPRVDFVADHPFAYLIVEETTGAVVFAGHVLDPSIES